In Pseudobacter ginsenosidimutans, the following are encoded in one genomic region:
- a CDS encoding amino acid permease — MSLFRKKSLTALLAQAAESEKGLKRTLGAGNLVALGIGAIIGAGLFVRTAAAAGGHAGPAVTLSFIIAAIGCAFAGLCYAEFASMIPIAGSAYTYAYATMGELVAWIIGWALVLEYALGAATVSIAWSEYLNNLLGGAIPYEWCHSPLEKAVDAAGVVHHGIVNAPALLILLLLSLLLIKGTEESAWVNAIIVFVKVAIVLVFIAIGWQFIKPENHTPFFIPADQPSAILPDGTEYSYAPKFNHGFWGVLRGAAIVFFAFIGFDAVSTAAQEAKNPKRDMPIGILGSLVVCTILYILFSYVLTGVAPFTDFQKSGREASVAYAIETYMHNYQWLATAVSIAILAGFSSVILVMLLGQSRVFYSMSNDGLLPKVFADLHPKFRTPYKSNLILFIFVGAFAGFVPGHLAGDLTSIGTLFAFVLVSAGVWIMRKSDPTVPRPFRTPAVPFVSTMGILVCTAMIISLDHVTQLTALAWMAIGLVIYFGYSKSRSKLGKS; from the coding sequence ATGAGTTTGTTCCGTAAAAAATCATTAACTGCTCTGCTGGCACAGGCTGCCGAATCGGAGAAAGGGTTGAAAAGAACCCTCGGTGCCGGTAACCTGGTTGCACTCGGCATTGGCGCCATTATTGGCGCCGGTTTGTTTGTAAGAACTGCTGCAGCGGCTGGTGGTCACGCAGGGCCTGCGGTGACTCTTTCCTTTATCATCGCGGCTATTGGTTGCGCTTTTGCCGGTTTGTGTTATGCTGAATTTGCTTCCATGATCCCCATCGCAGGTAGCGCTTACACCTATGCTTATGCTACCATGGGCGAACTGGTTGCCTGGATCATCGGATGGGCACTGGTACTTGAATACGCATTGGGTGCCGCTACTGTATCTATTGCATGGAGTGAATACTTAAATAATTTGCTGGGGGGGGCAATACCATATGAATGGTGCCACTCGCCGCTGGAAAAAGCGGTTGATGCAGCAGGTGTTGTTCATCACGGTATCGTGAATGCTCCGGCCCTGTTGATCCTGCTCCTTCTTTCTCTTCTGTTGATCAAGGGTACTGAAGAGTCTGCCTGGGTGAATGCCATCATCGTGTTTGTGAAAGTAGCCATCGTACTGGTGTTCATCGCTATCGGCTGGCAGTTCATCAAACCAGAGAACCATACGCCGTTCTTCATTCCTGCCGATCAGCCGTCTGCCATTCTACCAGACGGTACTGAATATTCTTACGCACCCAAATTCAACCACGGCTTCTGGGGCGTACTTCGTGGTGCAGCCATCGTGTTCTTCGCCTTCATCGGCTTTGACGCGGTTTCCACTGCGGCACAGGAAGCCAAGAATCCAAAGAGGGACATGCCAATCGGTATCCTCGGATCACTGGTGGTTTGTACCATTCTCTACATCTTATTCTCTTACGTACTCACAGGTGTTGCTCCGTTCACCGACTTCCAGAAGTCTGGCCGCGAAGCATCTGTTGCTTACGCTATCGAAACATATATGCACAATTACCAATGGCTCGCAACCGCTGTATCCATCGCCATCCTGGCGGGTTTCAGCTCTGTGATCCTGGTGATGCTGCTCGGTCAGAGCCGCGTGTTCTACTCCATGAGCAACGACGGTCTCCTGCCGAAAGTGTTTGCAGACCTGCACCCCAAATTCAGAACGCCTTACAAATCTAACCTGATCCTCTTCATTTTCGTGGGAGCATTTGCCGGATTTGTACCGGGCCACCTTGCTGGTGACCTCACCAGTATCGGTACCCTGTTTGCCTTTGTGCTGGTAAGCGCGGGCGTATGGATCATGAGAAAATCAGATCCCACTGTGCCCCGGCCGTTCAGAACGCCTGCCGTTCCGTTCGTATCCACCATGGGCATCCTGGTTTGTACGGCGATGATCATTTCGCTGGATCATGTTACCCAGCTCACAGCCCTGGCCTGGATGGCCATCGGTCTGGTGATCTACTTCGGCTACAGCAAGAGCAGAAGTAAACTGGGAAAATCTTAA
- a CDS encoding dicarboxylate/amino acid:cation symporter, protein MKKNRLTIFILLAMALGIVAGYAVHEFASPEFITPFSKNINLLGKVFIRLVQMIIAPLVFSTLVVGIAKLGDLKAVGRVGGKAILWFISASLVSLLLGLVLVNIFQPGHYIDLSQADTEGVKDLMKNTSAFSLEKFVEHIIPRSVIEAMATNEILQLVVFSIFFGVALTTLGDYAKPLIKALDIVSHVILKMVGYVMNFAPLGVFGALTAVVATKGLSIFKFYLVYFAFFLLGILILWIILLGVGTMILGPKRIADLLKRIGGPLLIAFSTTSSEAVFPKLTEELERFGCKNKIVSFVLPLGYSFNLDGSMMYMTFASLAIAQAYNVHLDLSTQLTMLLVLMITSKGIAGVPRASLVIVLATCAMFGIPPEGVAIILPIDHFCDMFRSMTNVIGNALATSVVSKWEGELGPSESGAAAEA, encoded by the coding sequence ATGAAAAAGAACAGGCTGACGATTTTTATCCTGCTTGCGATGGCGCTTGGCATTGTTGCCGGGTATGCTGTTCACGAGTTCGCATCACCAGAATTCATCACACCTTTCTCCAAGAATATCAACCTGCTCGGTAAGGTTTTCATTCGCCTGGTACAGATGATCATTGCTCCTCTCGTATTCTCCACACTGGTAGTGGGCATCGCCAAACTCGGCGATCTCAAGGCAGTGGGAAGAGTAGGCGGCAAAGCCATTCTCTGGTTCATCTCCGCATCACTCGTGAGCCTTCTGCTCGGACTGGTGCTCGTAAATATCTTCCAGCCTGGTCATTATATCGATCTTTCCCAGGCTGACACTGAGGGTGTGAAAGACCTCATGAAGAACACTTCCGCTTTCTCTCTCGAAAAATTCGTGGAACATATCATCCCGCGCAGCGTGATCGAAGCCATGGCCACCAACGAGATCCTGCAGCTGGTTGTGTTCAGCATCTTCTTCGGTGTAGCACTTACTACCCTTGGCGACTATGCGAAGCCACTGATCAAAGCGCTGGACATCGTTTCACATGTGATCCTGAAAATGGTGGGTTACGTAATGAACTTCGCACCACTCGGTGTGTTTGGCGCACTCACTGCTGTTGTGGCCACCAAAGGATTAAGTATATTCAAATTCTATCTTGTATATTTTGCATTCTTCCTGCTCGGCATTCTCATACTCTGGATCATCCTCCTGGGTGTGGGCACTATGATCCTCGGCCCTAAACGCATAGCAGACCTGCTGAAAAGAATTGGCGGGCCGCTGCTCATCGCGTTCAGCACCACCAGCAGTGAAGCCGTATTTCCCAAGCTCACCGAAGAGCTGGAGCGTTTCGGTTGCAAGAACAAGATCGTATCATTTGTACTGCCCCTCGGTTATTCTTTCAATCTCGATGGCAGTATGATGTATATGACTTTCGCCAGTCTTGCCATTGCGCAGGCTTATAACGTGCACCTCGATCTCTCTACCCAGCTCACCATGCTGCTGGTACTGATGATCACCAGTAAAGGTATTGCCGGTGTGCCGCGTGCATCACTGGTAATTGTACTGGCCACCTGCGCCATGTTCGGTATTCCACCCGAAGGCGTAGCCATTATCCTTCCGATCGACCACTTCTGTGATATGTTCCGCAGTATGACCAACGTGATCGGAAATGCACTCGCCACCAGCGTGGTAAGTAAGTGGGAAGGCGAGCTTGGACCCAGCGAGAGCGGAGCAGCAGCAGAGGCTTAA
- a CDS encoding DedA family protein, with protein sequence MHLILLDFTWSQLLQPQFYIENGGLWLLLFVVFAETGLFAGFFLPGDSLLFVAGIYAHELKPGEPGITHQFLKLFGMEQVRNEYVDLIVLWLLISICGILGNMVGYWTGKKVGPAMYHWKDRFFFKKKFLHDAHDFYEKHGGGAIVVARFLPIIRTFAPIIAGIVQMDKKKFNYYNIVGCLAWVFSMLFAGHFLQKWILDWFQFDLKEHLEVIVIGIVLVTTAPVVYKLFFSKRKPNEPPQTPA encoded by the coding sequence ATGCATTTGATCCTGTTAGATTTTACGTGGTCCCAACTGTTGCAACCGCAATTCTATATCGAGAACGGCGGTCTGTGGTTACTCCTCTTTGTGGTGTTTGCTGAAACCGGTCTCTTTGCCGGCTTCTTCCTGCCAGGGGATTCCCTTCTGTTTGTTGCCGGCATCTATGCGCATGAGCTCAAGCCAGGGGAGCCCGGCATCACACACCAGTTCCTCAAACTCTTCGGCATGGAACAGGTGAGGAACGAATATGTAGATCTCATTGTGCTATGGCTACTCATATCCATCTGCGGTATCCTCGGAAATATGGTCGGGTACTGGACAGGTAAAAAGGTTGGTCCGGCCATGTACCACTGGAAGGACCGCTTCTTCTTCAAGAAGAAATTCCTCCATGATGCGCACGACTTCTATGAGAAACATGGCGGCGGCGCCATTGTGGTGGCCCGTTTCCTCCCCATCATCCGCACATTTGCGCCCATCATAGCAGGCATTGTGCAAATGGACAAAAAGAAATTCAACTACTACAATATCGTTGGCTGCCTGGCCTGGGTATTCAGTATGTTGTTTGCCGGACACTTCCTGCAGAAATGGATCCTGGACTGGTTCCAGTTCGATCTGAAAGAACACCTGGAAGTGATCGTGATCGGTATCGTTCTGGTTACTACTGCTCCCGTTGTATATAAATTGTTTTTCAGTAAAAGGAAACCAAACGAACCACCACAAACACCTGCTTAA
- a CDS encoding MFS transporter, which translates to MQPKSNSIFNVTVIVAALGYFVDIYDLLLFSIIRVESLTSLGLTPEQLTTDGESIISWQMGGLLIGGILWGMLGDKKGRLSVLFGSIILYSLANIANGLVTTVDQYAMVRFIAGVGLAGELGAGITLVSEMTPKEKRGIATSMVAGIGLTGAVVAFIVKENFHWRTCYFIGGGLGLALLLLRISVFESGMFNEVKKMNVKRGSFFMLFTNGDRLKRYILAILIGLPTWFVIGVLVTFSKEFAEHFGIKEKVDSGKAIMFAYAAISAGDIIIGFVSQWFRSRKKALFLFYGITIFFMVLYFTVLWNSTASAMYWVCAGLGFGTGFWAIFVTMGAEQFGTNLRATAATTIPNMVRGLLAIAIIPLFKWLRGIEGLGYVQGGMYAAIILMAVTLIAAAMTKETFGKDLNFVEE; encoded by the coding sequence ATGCAACCCAAATCCAATTCTATTTTCAATGTAACAGTGATTGTTGCCGCCCTCGGCTATTTTGTAGATATCTATGACCTGTTACTGTTCAGTATCATCCGCGTGGAAAGCCTCACCTCTTTGGGATTAACTCCCGAGCAACTCACCACTGACGGCGAAAGCATCATCAGCTGGCAAATGGGAGGGCTGCTTATCGGCGGGATCCTCTGGGGGATGCTCGGCGATAAAAAAGGAAGGCTCAGCGTATTGTTTGGATCTATCATATTGTATTCACTGGCCAATATAGCGAACGGACTTGTTACTACCGTAGACCAATATGCGATGGTTCGTTTCATAGCCGGCGTTGGCCTGGCAGGTGAGCTTGGGGCCGGCATCACCCTGGTTTCTGAAATGACTCCCAAAGAAAAAAGAGGCATTGCCACTTCCATGGTGGCAGGTATCGGTTTGACCGGAGCCGTGGTCGCTTTTATTGTAAAAGAGAATTTTCACTGGCGGACCTGTTACTTCATCGGCGGCGGTCTCGGACTGGCATTGCTGCTTCTTCGTATCTCCGTATTTGAATCAGGCATGTTCAATGAAGTAAAGAAGATGAATGTGAAACGGGGCAGTTTCTTCATGCTCTTCACCAATGGCGATCGCCTCAAAAGATATATCCTCGCCATCCTGATCGGGTTACCCACCTGGTTCGTGATCGGCGTACTGGTTACCTTCTCCAAAGAATTTGCAGAACATTTCGGTATAAAAGAAAAAGTGGACTCCGGCAAAGCGATCATGTTCGCCTATGCAGCCATCTCTGCCGGTGATATCATCATCGGGTTTGTGAGCCAATGGTTCCGCAGCCGAAAAAAGGCATTGTTCCTTTTTTATGGCATCACGATCTTCTTTATGGTGCTCTACTTTACCGTTCTCTGGAACAGTACTGCATCCGCCATGTACTGGGTATGCGCCGGACTGGGCTTTGGCACCGGATTCTGGGCCATCTTCGTAACCATGGGAGCGGAGCAGTTCGGTACCAACCTGCGCGCTACTGCTGCCACCACTATTCCAAATATGGTGCGCGGTCTGCTTGCCATTGCTATCATCCCGCTCTTCAAATGGCTGCGTGGAATTGAAGGCCTGGGATATGTGCAGGGCGGCATGTATGCAGCCATCATCCTGATGGCAGTAACTTTGATTGCAGCGGCCATGACCAAAGAGACTTTCGGGAAAGACCTGAATTTTGTGGAAGAGTGA
- a CDS encoding glycosyltransferase family 9 protein, translating to MKFLIVRFSSIGDIVLTTPVVRCLKKQAVTAEVHYLTKKTFLPVLAANPYIDKIHTLENDLDAVINKLQDEDFDYVIDLHHNLRTLRVKRGLDKQSFSFDKLNIKKWLLTSFKINRMPDVHIVDRYLDTLKSFNIKNDGQGLDYFIPEKDQVKEEDIPASHHAGYIGVVIGAALNTKKYPLHKLKELCSIIDHPIMLLGGKEDREEGDAIAAPDPVKIYNACGKFNINESADLVRRAKLIISNDTGLMHIASAFRKPVISIWGNTVPEFGMYPYYPKAAPGAPSMFDIMEVKGLGCRPCSKIGYDKCPKKHFKCMELTSPESVYEKVKERLGRK from the coding sequence ATGAAGTTTCTGATCGTTCGATTTTCTTCTATCGGTGATATTGTTTTGACCACCCCTGTGGTGCGCTGCCTGAAAAAACAGGCAGTCACTGCTGAAGTGCATTACCTGACCAAGAAGACATTCCTGCCTGTACTGGCAGCCAATCCTTATATCGATAAGATCCACACGCTGGAGAATGACCTCGATGCAGTGATCAATAAATTGCAGGACGAGGATTTCGATTACGTGATAGACCTGCATCATAACCTGCGTACGCTGCGCGTGAAACGGGGGCTCGACAAGCAATCCTTTTCTTTTGATAAGCTCAATATCAAAAAATGGTTGCTTACCAGTTTCAAGATCAACCGCATGCCCGATGTACATATCGTGGACCGTTATCTCGATACGCTGAAATCTTTCAATATCAAAAATGACGGACAGGGCCTGGATTACTTTATTCCTGAAAAGGACCAGGTGAAGGAAGAGGATATTCCTGCTTCGCACCATGCAGGATACATTGGCGTAGTGATCGGCGCTGCGCTGAACACGAAAAAATATCCGTTGCACAAACTGAAAGAGTTGTGCTCCATCATCGACCACCCGATTATGTTACTGGGAGGGAAAGAAGACAGAGAAGAGGGCGATGCCATTGCTGCGCCCGATCCCGTGAAGATCTACAATGCCTGCGGCAAATTCAATATCAATGAATCGGCCGACCTGGTGCGCAGGGCAAAGCTGATCATCTCCAATGATACAGGCCTGATGCATATTGCGTCGGCCTTCCGCAAACCTGTGATCTCTATCTGGGGTAATACCGTTCCCGAGTTCGGCATGTATCCTTATTATCCGAAAGCAGCCCCCGGCGCGCCTTCCATGTTCGATATCATGGAAGTGAAGGGATTGGGCTGCCGCCCCTGTTCCAAGATCGGGTATGATAAATGCCCAAAGAAGCATTTCAAATGCATGGAGCTGACTTCTCCGGAATCTGTGTATGAGAAAGTGAAAGAAAGATTGGGGAGAAAATGA
- a CDS encoding RNA polymerase sigma factor: protein MSASSPHQLVDHLFRHEAGRMTAVLTRIFGTENLCVVEDVVQDAFVKAVQTWSFKGVPENPAGWLMTVARNKALDIVRRNHNFRHISRELAGHLEQITEQQIEQLFLDHEIADSQLRMIFACCHPALNEEDQVAMTLKIVSGFSVTEIAKALLMQEAAVQKRLYRARKTLEENNIPLEIPSGAALEARLDIVLLVIYLLFNEGYNSQKSDELIRKDLCVEAIRLCFLLTEHAAGKKPVVFALLSLMCFQASRFDSRMENGDTIILLQHQDRSRWDQDLIGKAYQFLNHSAQGLQLTVYHIESAIAAEHALAASFETTNWVRMLKLYDLLAAQKPSPIVLLNRAVVKAQLELYGQSLEDIWNIKNIEGLLASQYIYSAVLGDIYLRAGEKAYANQYLTQAWEMTQSIAEKKLIAQKIEKCN from the coding sequence ATGTCTGCATCATCTCCCCATCAACTGGTAGATCACCTGTTCCGCCATGAAGCGGGCAGAATGACTGCCGTACTCACCCGCATCTTCGGTACAGAAAACCTCTGCGTTGTGGAAGATGTGGTGCAGGATGCTTTTGTAAAAGCAGTGCAGACATGGAGCTTCAAAGGCGTTCCGGAAAATCCAGCCGGATGGCTCATGACCGTTGCCCGCAATAAAGCGCTGGATATCGTAAGGCGCAATCATAATTTCCGTCATATTTCCCGCGAACTGGCCGGACATCTGGAACAGATAACCGAACAACAGATTGAGCAACTGTTCCTCGATCATGAAATTGCCGACAGTCAGCTACGCATGATCTTCGCCTGCTGCCATCCTGCTCTCAACGAAGAAGACCAGGTAGCCATGACGCTCAAAATAGTGAGCGGTTTCAGTGTTACTGAAATTGCCAAAGCCCTGCTGATGCAGGAAGCCGCGGTACAGAAAAGATTATACCGCGCGCGAAAAACACTGGAGGAAAACAACATTCCGCTGGAGATCCCCTCAGGTGCGGCTTTGGAAGCAAGACTGGATATTGTATTACTGGTGATCTACCTGCTTTTCAATGAAGGATACAATTCCCAGAAATCGGATGAGCTGATCCGGAAAGACCTTTGCGTGGAAGCGATCAGGTTATGCTTCCTGCTCACAGAACATGCAGCCGGTAAGAAACCGGTTGTATTCGCTTTGTTATCGCTTATGTGTTTCCAGGCATCCAGGTTCGATAGCAGGATGGAGAATGGAGACACCATCATTTTGTTGCAGCACCAGGACCGCAGCCGCTGGGACCAGGACCTGATCGGTAAAGCTTATCAATTCCTCAATCACTCTGCACAGGGATTGCAACTCACCGTGTACCATATCGAATCTGCAATTGCAGCGGAACATGCGCTCGCCGCCAGTTTCGAAACCACCAACTGGGTGCGCATGTTGAAACTATATGATCTGCTGGCTGCACAGAAACCTTCTCCCATCGTATTGCTTAACAGGGCTGTAGTAAAGGCGCAGCTTGAATTGTACGGTCAGAGCCTGGAAGATATCTGGAACATAAAGAACATTGAAGGTTTACTGGCATCGCAATATATCTACAGTGCAGTGCTGGGAGATATTTATCTGCGTGCAGGAGAAAAAGCATACGCGAATCAATACCTCACGCAGGCATGGGAGATGACACAAAGTATTGCAGAGAAAAAACTCATCGCGCAGAAAATAGAAAAATGTAATTGA
- a CDS encoding VOC family protein, with amino-acid sequence MERETAPIRRSVNSYGMTGKMLNWFELPVSDFQRAKQFYEQILNIRMDTEDAGAYKMGFFPFQNGKPAGCITHGYGCIPDNTGTLIYLNGNPDLSIILARVEAAGGRILLPKTAVGANFGYFAHFEDTEGNKVGLHSEN; translated from the coding sequence ATGGAAAGGGAAACAGCTCCGATACGCCGATCAGTAAACTCCTATGGTATGACAGGAAAAATGCTGAACTGGTTTGAATTACCGGTGTCCGATTTTCAGCGGGCAAAACAATTCTATGAGCAGATCCTGAACATCAGGATGGATACTGAAGATGCAGGCGCATACAAGATGGGCTTTTTCCCTTTTCAAAATGGCAAACCTGCAGGATGTATCACGCATGGTTACGGATGCATTCCCGATAATACCGGCACACTTATTTATTTGAATGGCAATCCTGATCTCTCCATTATTCTGGCAAGGGTGGAAGCGGCAGGCGGAAGGATACTGCTTCCCAAAACCGCTGTGGGAGCCAATTTCGGATACTTCGCCCATTTTGAAGATACAGAAGGAAACAAAGTGGGCCTTCACTCTGAGAACTGA
- a CDS encoding YciI family protein produces the protein MKEFMFIFTGPTYDELNMSAEEAQSQMMKWFSWMDDLKAKGLYVEGRPLLPDSKRLTGVNKVVTDGPFAESKELVGGYLIVKAKDFKQAVEAAKGFPDFELNGTVEVRECVDLTGQYND, from the coding sequence ATGAAAGAGTTTATGTTCATTTTCACAGGCCCCACTTACGACGAATTGAATATGAGTGCGGAAGAAGCGCAGTCGCAGATGATGAAATGGTTCAGCTGGATGGATGATCTAAAGGCAAAAGGACTGTATGTGGAAGGCCGTCCCCTGCTGCCCGACAGCAAGCGGTTGACAGGTGTGAACAAGGTAGTGACCGATGGCCCCTTCGCTGAAAGCAAGGAACTGGTAGGCGGCTACCTGATTGTGAAAGCAAAAGATTTCAAACAGGCCGTTGAAGCAGCCAAAGGTTTCCCTGATTTTGAGTTGAACGGAACAGTGGAAGTACGGGAATGCGTGGACCTCACCGGCCAGTATAATGATTAA
- the mdh gene encoding malate dehydrogenase, with the protein MKVTVVGAGAVGATCADNIARKELATELVLLDIKEGLAEGKAQDMMQTATLLGFDTRITGSTNDYSKTAGSDVVVITSGLPRKPGMTREELIGTNAGIVKNVCENILKHSPNAIIIVISNPMDTMTYLALTATGLPKNRIIGMGGTLDSSRFKYQLSQHLNCSPSDLNAVVVGGHGDTTMIPLIRFATWNSVPVTNFLSEEQQKQIVADTMVGGATLTKLIGTSAWYAPGAAGAALVESIVRDEKKLFTCCVSLEGEYGQKDICLGVPVTIGRNGWEKIVDFKLNAEEQALFNKSADAVRSMNDVLKTL; encoded by the coding sequence ATGAAAGTAACTGTTGTAGGCGCCGGCGCCGTAGGTGCAACCTGTGCCGATAATATCGCCCGTAAGGAACTGGCCACAGAACTGGTATTGCTGGATATCAAAGAAGGACTGGCAGAAGGAAAAGCACAGGACATGATGCAAACCGCCACCCTCCTGGGCTTCGACACCAGGATCACTGGCAGCACCAACGATTATTCAAAGACTGCCGGCTCTGATGTGGTGGTGATCACTTCAGGTCTTCCCCGCAAACCAGGTATGACCCGCGAAGAACTGATCGGTACCAATGCCGGTATTGTAAAGAATGTATGCGAGAATATCCTGAAACATTCTCCCAATGCCATCATCATCGTGATCAGCAACCCGATGGACACCATGACTTACCTGGCGCTGACTGCAACAGGCCTCCCAAAGAACCGTATCATCGGAATGGGTGGCACACTGGACAGCTCACGCTTCAAATATCAACTGAGCCAGCACCTCAACTGCAGCCCTTCTGATCTGAATGCAGTAGTGGTTGGCGGTCATGGCGACACTACCATGATCCCTCTGATCCGCTTCGCTACCTGGAACAGCGTTCCTGTTACCAACTTCCTCAGCGAAGAACAACAAAAACAAATCGTTGCCGACACAATGGTTGGTGGTGCCACCCTCACCAAACTGATCGGTACTTCTGCATGGTATGCACCTGGCGCTGCCGGAGCTGCACTGGTGGAAAGCATCGTGCGCGATGAGAAGAAACTCTTCACCTGCTGCGTATCGCTGGAGGGCGAATACGGTCAGAAAGATATCTGCCTGGGTGTGCCTGTTACAATCGGCCGCAATGGTTGGGAGAAGATCGTTGACTTCAAACTGAACGCGGAAGAGCAGGCTTTATTCAACAAGAGTGCTGATGCCGTAAGAAGCATGAACGATGTGTTGAAAACACTCTAA
- a CDS encoding TlpA family protein disulfide reductase, producing MKQWVLLLCTAFITTMVMAQTPNEPPYKRFPSVPPLQLLMKDSSIFTKDKVKKQPLIIMYFSPSCDHCQHQMEDLIKDMSKFNGTQIVLATYQPFEEIDEFYNKYQLSKYPNITIGRDSKYLLPPFYNIRSLPYLALYNKKGDLLTTFEGNVKVAKLVQAFK from the coding sequence ATGAAACAATGGGTCCTTCTCCTCTGCACCGCGTTCATCACCACCATGGTCATGGCGCAAACACCCAATGAACCGCCCTACAAACGTTTTCCTTCCGTTCCGCCGCTGCAGTTACTAATGAAAGACAGCAGCATCTTCACAAAAGACAAAGTGAAGAAACAACCACTGATCATTATGTATTTCAGTCCGAGCTGCGATCATTGTCAACACCAGATGGAAGACCTGATCAAAGACATGAGTAAATTCAACGGGACACAGATTGTGCTGGCCACTTACCAGCCCTTCGAAGAAATAGATGAGTTCTACAATAAATACCAATTAAGCAAGTATCCCAATATCACTATTGGAAGAGACAGCAAATACCTGCTGCCGCCTTTTTATAATATCCGCAGCCTGCCTTACCTGGCGCTGTATAATAAGAAAGGCGATCTGCTTACCACATTTGAAGGGAACGTGAAAGTGGCAAAGCTGGTACAAGCCTTTAAATAA
- a CDS encoding BlaI/MecI/CopY family transcriptional regulator, with protein MEKLTPQEEEAMKAVWRAGSGSVKQLLDHLEEPKPPYTTLASTVKNLEKKGYVESRLAGNTYLYFPAISGEEYKKKFMNSVVKNYFDNSYKELVNFFVDQKQLSPEELKDILKLIEGK; from the coding sequence ATGGAAAAATTAACGCCCCAGGAAGAGGAAGCCATGAAGGCTGTCTGGAGAGCCGGCAGCGGCAGCGTAAAGCAGTTGCTGGATCACCTGGAAGAGCCGAAGCCTCCTTATACTACACTGGCCTCCACGGTTAAGAACCTGGAGAAGAAAGGTTATGTGGAGAGCAGGCTGGCAGGTAATACTTATTTATACTTTCCTGCTATCAGCGGGGAGGAGTATAAAAAGAAATTCATGAATAGTGTGGTGAAGAATTATTTCGATAACTCTTATAAGGAGTTGGTGAATTTCTTCGTGGACCAGAAGCAACTGAGCCCGGAGGAGTTGAAAGATATTCTGAAACTGATCGAAGGTAAGTAA
- a CDS encoding M56 family metallopeptidase — protein sequence MDFILKLSIGLAVTWFFYWLLLRRLTFYRWNRLFLLVYPAMAYLVPFIDITGLLHQGDDKAWLRAIPVLEQYSFRFELQERSIWSDPAFIGGLVLAAGSIIMAARFCWQYWSLRKAVSGAVLLADDEARLYHVDKRILPFSFGRSIYLNKHLHTEAELREILRHEFIHVKQRHSLDMMWGELLCIINWYNPFAWLLRNAIRQNLEFIADHQVLANGIDRKQYQYMLLKVTGMSSFSVANNFNLSSLKKRIVMMNKKTSASVHLLRFVLIVPVLAVLLLAFRSVTRLDLPSPSGLIAEKIFADTAVERDSFIALADGDTLRFQAVKPIHDTVPKRKQTISNASIFTKRITW from the coding sequence ATGGATTTCATTCTTAAACTTAGTATAGGCCTGGCCGTTACCTGGTTCTTTTACTGGCTCTTATTGCGCAGGCTCACTTTCTATCGCTGGAACCGGCTCTTTCTGCTGGTATATCCTGCGATGGCATATTTAGTTCCTTTCATCGATATTACCGGTCTGCTTCACCAGGGGGATGATAAAGCCTGGCTCAGGGCTATCCCCGTACTTGAGCAATACTCATTCCGTTTTGAATTGCAGGAAAGATCCATCTGGTCTGATCCTGCTTTCATTGGAGGGCTGGTGCTGGCTGCAGGTAGTATCATTATGGCCGCGCGATTTTGCTGGCAATATTGGAGTCTCAGAAAAGCCGTGTCCGGAGCGGTTTTGCTGGCAGACGACGAAGCCAGGCTCTATCATGTGGATAAGCGTATCCTTCCGTTCTCTTTTGGCCGTTCCATCTATCTCAACAAGCACCTGCATACTGAAGCTGAGTTGCGGGAGATCCTGCGGCATGAATTCATTCATGTGAAGCAGCGTCACAGTCTAGATATGATGTGGGGGGAACTGCTGTGCATCATCAACTGGTATAATCCTTTCGCATGGCTTCTTCGCAATGCCATCAGGCAGAACCTGGAATTCATAGCCGATCACCAGGTACTGGCCAATGGGATCGACAGGAAGCAATACCAGTACATGCTGCTGAAAGTAACGGGGATGTCGTCCTTTTCCGTTGCGAATAACTTCAATCTATCATCCCTCAAAAAAAGAATTGTCATGATGAATAAGAAAACGAGTGCAAGCGTGCACCTGCTGCGCTTCGTGCTGATCGTTCCCGTGCTGGCCGTATTACTGCTGGCGTTCAGGAGCGTTACACGTTTGGACCTGCCTTCGCCTTCCGGCCTCATTGCTGAAAAGATCTTTGCCGATACTGCTGTTGAGAGGGATTCATTTATCGCGCTTGCCGATGGTGATACCCTTCGCTTTCAGGCAGTAAAGCCCATTCACGATACAGTACCCAAAAGAAAACAGACAATATCGAACGCATCGATATTCACAAAAAGAATAACCTGGTAA